A part of Micromonospora chersina genomic DNA contains:
- a CDS encoding hemolysin family protein, which produces MPLVGFVLLTAGNAFFVAAEFALVTVDRAEIDRRAGEGDGGAVTVRRALRELSFQLSGAQLGITITALLTGYLAEPALARLFAPLLRPVGGAERFSGLLALALATLISMLFGELVPKNLALARPMPTALGTAGPMRTFSRTFGWLIRLLNDSANRLVRRLGVEPQEELASARSPEELGLLAAISARAGALPPDTAMLLRRTIRFGDKRAAEAMTPRVDVIALRATATVAELLDLSRQTGRTRFPVYEETLDLVTGVAGVPDALGVPLARRAATTVAAVAREPVYVPESLDLDGVLAALKDAGADLAIVVDEYGGTDGVVTVEDLVEELVGEIADEFDPDAVDDLGPVELTVPGGERTVLVDGVLREDELVEQTGFRLPEGPYETLAGFLMARLGHIPVPGETVEDSGYEFTVVEVDRHRIEQVRVVRPEEPDDGE; this is translated from the coding sequence TTGCCCCTGGTCGGCTTCGTGCTGCTGACCGCCGGCAACGCGTTCTTCGTCGCGGCCGAGTTCGCCCTGGTCACCGTCGACCGCGCGGAGATCGACAGGCGGGCCGGCGAGGGGGACGGCGGCGCGGTCACGGTCCGCCGGGCGCTGCGCGAACTGTCCTTCCAGCTCTCCGGTGCCCAGCTCGGCATCACCATCACGGCGCTGCTGACCGGCTACCTGGCCGAGCCGGCGCTGGCCCGGCTGTTCGCCCCGCTGCTGCGCCCGGTCGGCGGCGCCGAACGGTTCAGCGGGCTGCTGGCCCTGGCGCTGGCCACCCTCATCTCGATGCTCTTCGGCGAGCTGGTGCCGAAGAATCTCGCGCTGGCCCGGCCGATGCCCACGGCGCTCGGCACCGCCGGGCCGATGCGGACCTTCTCCCGCACCTTCGGGTGGCTGATCCGGCTGCTGAACGACTCGGCGAACCGGCTGGTCCGGCGGCTCGGCGTGGAGCCGCAGGAGGAGCTGGCCAGCGCCCGGTCCCCGGAGGAGCTGGGCCTGCTGGCGGCCATCTCGGCCCGCGCCGGTGCGCTGCCGCCGGACACGGCCATGCTGCTGCGGCGCACCATCCGGTTCGGCGACAAGCGCGCCGCCGAGGCCATGACCCCCCGGGTCGACGTGATCGCGCTGCGCGCCACCGCGACCGTCGCCGAGCTGCTGGACCTGTCCCGGCAGACCGGCCGGACCCGGTTCCCGGTCTACGAGGAGACGCTGGACCTGGTCACCGGGGTGGCCGGGGTGCCCGACGCGCTCGGCGTGCCGCTGGCCCGGCGGGCAGCCACCACGGTCGCGGCGGTCGCCCGGGAACCGGTGTACGTGCCGGAGAGCCTCGACCTCGACGGCGTGCTCGCGGCGCTCAAGGACGCCGGCGCCGACCTGGCCATCGTGGTCGACGAGTACGGCGGCACGGACGGTGTGGTGACCGTGGAGGACCTGGTCGAGGAACTGGTCGGGGAGATCGCCGACGAGTTCGACCCGGACGCGGTGGACGACCTCGGCCCGGTCGAGCTGACGGTGCCGGGCGGCGAGCGCACCGTTCTGGTGGACGGCGTGCTCCGCGAGGACGAGCTGGTCGAGCAGACGGGTTTCCGGCTGCCCGAGGGGCCGTACGAGACCCTCGCCGGGTTCCTGATGGCCCGGCTCGGGCACATCCCCGTGCCGGGCGAGACGGTCGAGGACAGCGGCTACGAGTTCACCGTCGTGGAGGTCGACCGGCACCGGATCGAGCAGGTCCGGGTGGTCCGCCCGGAGGAGCCCGACGACGGTGAGTGA
- a CDS encoding (Fe-S)-binding protein, translating into MGSVQIVTTILAAAITAVAVWLAVRAVMKMTAVIRLGQPAPERFGDKGARTKKMLVETAGHTRMLKWSVVGAAHWFVMVGFIVLSLLVLEAYFEVVTPGGGLPIIGHWTIFGLATEWIGILGLAGILVLMGIRLRNRPTRPGGRSRFTGSTMWQGYFVEWVVLLVLIFGFVIRGFKVATDHFEYPVWATPLSHAVGAALPAWTAGVSVAALIKIAISMTWLIVISLNVTMGVAWHRFLAFPNIFFKRDPEKPAGSGLGPLRPMMSEGKPLDFEEADPEKDQFGVAQVEQFTWKGLLDFSTCTECGRCQSQCPAWNTGKPLSPKLLVLSLRDHAYAKAPYLLAGGGKDLTGEEKATAAQLAHVDVLALAEAEKPLIGTAEEGGVIDPDVLWSCTTCGACVEQCPVDIEHVDHIVDMRRYQVLIESSFPSEAGVMLRNLENKGNPWGAPQNTREDWTKGLGFEVPRVGEVDDFEYLFWVGCAGAFEDRAKKTTRAVATLLNEAGVSFAILGEGETCSGDPARRIGNEFVFQMLAQQNVETLNEAFEGREKSKRKIVATCPHCFNTLGNEYGQLGGEFEVVHHTQLLAHLVSAGKLTPVQPVDGGVTYHDPCYLGRHNRVFAAPREVLGDSIQGELTEMPRNSERSFCCGAGGARMWMEEKIGKRINVDRVEEAMATGAKTIAVGCPFCSTMLNDGVNGKGAGEQVEVVDVASVLLRSVKPDAPAGEKETESVAG; encoded by the coding sequence ATGGGCAGCGTCCAGATCGTCACCACGATCCTCGCGGCCGCCATCACCGCCGTGGCGGTGTGGCTTGCGGTGCGCGCGGTCATGAAGATGACGGCCGTCATCCGGCTCGGGCAGCCCGCGCCGGAGCGCTTCGGCGACAAGGGCGCCCGCACGAAGAAGATGCTGGTGGAGACCGCCGGCCACACCCGCATGCTGAAGTGGAGCGTGGTCGGGGCGGCCCACTGGTTCGTGATGGTCGGCTTCATCGTGCTCTCGCTGCTGGTGCTCGAGGCGTACTTCGAGGTGGTCACCCCGGGCGGCGGCCTGCCGATCATCGGTCACTGGACGATCTTCGGCCTGGCGACCGAGTGGATCGGCATCCTGGGCCTGGCCGGCATCCTGGTGCTGATGGGGATCCGGCTGCGCAACCGGCCGACCCGCCCGGGCGGCCGCTCCCGGTTCACCGGCTCGACCATGTGGCAGGGCTACTTCGTCGAGTGGGTCGTGCTGCTGGTCCTGATCTTCGGCTTCGTGATCCGCGGCTTCAAGGTCGCCACCGACCACTTCGAGTACCCGGTCTGGGCCACCCCGCTGAGCCACGCGGTCGGCGCCGCGCTCCCGGCGTGGACGGCCGGCGTCAGCGTCGCCGCCCTCATCAAGATCGCCATCTCGATGACCTGGCTCATCGTGATCTCGCTGAACGTCACCATGGGTGTCGCCTGGCACCGGTTCCTGGCGTTCCCCAACATCTTCTTCAAGCGCGACCCGGAGAAGCCGGCCGGCTCCGGTCTCGGCCCGCTGCGGCCGATGATGAGCGAGGGCAAGCCGCTCGACTTCGAGGAGGCCGACCCGGAGAAGGACCAGTTCGGTGTCGCCCAGGTCGAGCAGTTCACCTGGAAGGGCCTGCTCGACTTCAGCACCTGCACCGAGTGCGGCCGCTGCCAGTCGCAGTGCCCGGCCTGGAATACCGGCAAGCCGCTGTCGCCGAAGCTGCTCGTGCTGAGCCTGCGCGACCACGCGTACGCCAAGGCGCCGTACCTGCTGGCCGGTGGCGGCAAGGACCTGACCGGCGAGGAGAAGGCGACCGCCGCCCAGCTCGCCCACGTCGACGTGCTCGCCCTCGCGGAGGCGGAGAAGCCGCTGATCGGCACCGCCGAGGAGGGCGGCGTCATCGACCCGGACGTGCTCTGGTCCTGCACCACCTGCGGCGCCTGCGTCGAGCAGTGCCCGGTGGACATCGAGCACGTCGACCACATCGTCGACATGCGCCGCTACCAGGTGCTGATCGAGTCGAGCTTCCCGTCCGAGGCCGGCGTCATGCTCCGCAACCTGGAGAACAAGGGCAACCCGTGGGGCGCCCCGCAGAACACCCGCGAGGACTGGACCAAGGGCCTCGGCTTCGAGGTGCCGCGGGTCGGCGAGGTCGACGACTTCGAGTACCTGTTCTGGGTCGGCTGCGCCGGTGCGTTCGAGGACCGGGCCAAGAAGACCACCCGCGCGGTGGCCACGCTGCTCAACGAGGCCGGCGTCTCCTTCGCCATCCTCGGTGAGGGCGAGACCTGCTCCGGCGACCCGGCCCGCCGGATCGGCAACGAGTTCGTCTTCCAGATGCTCGCCCAGCAGAACGTCGAGACGCTGAACGAGGCGTTCGAGGGCCGGGAGAAGAGCAAGCGGAAGATCGTCGCCACCTGCCCGCACTGCTTCAACACCCTGGGCAACGAGTACGGCCAGCTCGGCGGTGAGTTCGAGGTGGTCCACCACACCCAGTTGCTGGCCCACCTGGTGTCCGCCGGCAAGCTCACCCCGGTGCAGCCGGTCGACGGCGGTGTGACCTACCACGACCCCTGCTACCTGGGCCGCCACAACCGGGTCTTCGCCGCCCCGCGCGAGGTGCTCGGCGACTCGATCCAGGGCGAGCTGACCGAGATGCCCCGCAACAGCGAGCGCTCCTTCTGCTGCGGTGCCGGCGGCGCCCGGATGTGGATGGAGGAGAAGATCGGCAAGCGGATCAACGTGGACCGGGTCGAGGAGGCCATGGCCACCGGGGCGAAGACCATCGCGGTCGGCTGCCCGTTCTGCTCGACGATGCTCAACGACGGGGTCAACGGCAAGGGCGCCGGTGAGCAGGTCGAGGTCGTCGACGTGGCGAGCGTGCTGCTCCGCTCGGTAAAGCCGGACGCCCCGGCGGGCGAGAAGGAGACCGAGTCGGTCGCCGGCTGA
- a CDS encoding cell division protein CrgA: MPKSQVRKKKVYTPPTDVRPTATAATRKPSPVWLPITAVALIVVGIGWLVVYYLSEQAYPVASWGYWNLAVGFGAMVSSLILLSRWR; the protein is encoded by the coding sequence GTGCCCAAGTCTCAGGTCCGCAAGAAGAAGGTGTACACCCCGCCGACGGACGTGCGTCCGACGGCGACGGCGGCGACGCGCAAGCCTAGCCCGGTCTGGCTGCCGATCACCGCGGTCGCGCTGATCGTGGTGGGCATCGGCTGGCTGGTCGTCTACTACCTCTCCGAGCAGGCGTACCCGGTGGCGTCGTGGGGCTACTGGAACCTCGCCGTGGGCTTCGGCGCGATGGTCTCCTCGCTGATCCTGCTCTCCCGCTGGCGCTGA
- a CDS encoding DUF881 domain-containing protein → MEYTSGAASWQKVLRRAVVGLLPRRPRQRRPGWSIGVPLIAAAAGLLFTTTANAAGGTSLREDRRPQLTQLIEDRREQVAASEAKAARLRAEVEEQTGELAGADGPIKAQRDRAAATRQAAGFTALTGSGITIELNDAPRRADQTLPKGASNDDLVVHQGDVQAVVNALWAGGAEAMSIMNVRVLSTSAVRCVGNTLLLHGRVYSPPFKIVAIGDPAAFQRELAASEGVRLFREAVDHYQLGYSETISTVTVPAFEDSTALQSAKVPR, encoded by the coding sequence GTGGAGTACACGTCCGGCGCCGCCTCCTGGCAGAAGGTCCTCCGGCGCGCGGTGGTCGGCCTGCTGCCCCGCCGGCCGCGGCAGCGCCGCCCGGGCTGGTCGATCGGCGTGCCCCTGATCGCCGCCGCGGCCGGGCTCCTGTTCACCACCACCGCGAACGCCGCCGGCGGCACCTCCCTGCGCGAGGACCGGCGCCCCCAGCTCACGCAGTTGATCGAGGACCGGCGCGAGCAGGTCGCGGCCAGCGAGGCGAAGGCCGCCCGGCTGCGCGCCGAGGTCGAGGAGCAGACCGGCGAACTGGCCGGCGCCGACGGCCCGATCAAGGCGCAGCGGGACCGGGCCGCCGCCACCCGGCAGGCCGCCGGCTTCACGGCGCTCACCGGCAGCGGCATCACCATCGAACTCAACGACGCGCCCCGGCGGGCCGACCAGACCCTGCCCAAAGGTGCGAGCAACGACGACCTGGTCGTCCACCAGGGCGACGTCCAGGCGGTCGTGAACGCGCTCTGGGCGGGCGGCGCCGAGGCCATGTCAATCATGAATGTCCGCGTGCTCAGCACCAGCGCGGTACGCTGCGTCGGAAACACCCTGCTGCTGCACGGCCGGGTGTACTCCCCTCCTTTCAAGATCGTGGCAATCGGCGACCCCGCCGCGTTCCAGCGGGAACTCGCCGCGTCTGAGGGAGTCCGGTTGTTCAGGGAAGCCGTCGACCACTACCAGCTCGGCTACTCCGAGACCATCTCCACGGTCACCGTGCCGGCGTTCGAGGACTCGACCGCACTCCAGTCGGCGAAGGTGCCCAGGTGA
- a CDS encoding class E sortase, giving the protein MTPDDPRERDGRHRDASDDPTAFLPKVDRPAPAPPRPPLDLPWPDRAPTTADHRPSADRRPAAEPRPPADHRPPAEPRPPADHRPPVEPRPPVGPRPPAEPPPAWPGDRSRPPAPAARPVSPPPTNGPPAGWSGRPGTTPPARAAGPERPAEAGPQARPPAAPHGPSDSPGGRPDGHQRGPGPGAPAPAQDGRADRHQRGRGLDGPGTPGEPGRRLDAPTEARPTSPADAPTAFIPPLGDRPERRPTAGSLRPGAPGAGVPRSGGPADGATARPAATGPEDPGATAVIPAVSRPAAPPALDSTALMGAVPPVRDTGDSDEPATPAEPPRPRRGERVVQLRPEQTGEGYKSVYSELTRPTVGSRLRTIVRGTGEVLITFGLVVLLFAGYEIWGKAVIVDAHQNDLSSQLAQEWGADPTVGPTTGPSPKPKPPAEGKPVAGLYIPKLDKHWVVVEGVTPDDIRYAPGHYPKSAMPGQVGNFAVAGHRIRATFWRLDELRSGDNIVVETQGEWIIYKVYQQRIVKPYQVEVVAPVPGKPNEQPTEKLLTLTTCNPKFDNYQRLIIHARLDHVQAKSAGRPAELEG; this is encoded by the coding sequence GTGACACCGGACGACCCCCGGGAGCGGGACGGGCGCCACCGCGACGCCAGCGACGATCCGACGGCGTTCCTCCCGAAGGTCGACCGGCCGGCGCCCGCGCCACCCCGCCCGCCGCTCGACCTGCCCTGGCCGGACCGGGCCCCCACGACCGCCGACCACCGCCCCTCGGCCGACCGCCGCCCCGCGGCGGAGCCGCGCCCGCCGGCCGACCACCGTCCCCCGGCCGAGCCGCGCCCGCCCGCCGACCATCGCCCACCGGTCGAGCCGCGCCCACCGGTCGGCCCGCGCCCGCCGGCCGAGCCGCCGCCGGCCTGGCCCGGCGACCGGAGCCGCCCACCGGCCCCCGCCGCCCGGCCGGTGTCACCGCCGCCCACCAACGGCCCACCGGCCGGCTGGTCGGGGCGGCCGGGCACCACCCCACCGGCCCGCGCCGCCGGACCGGAGCGGCCGGCCGAGGCCGGACCGCAGGCGCGTCCGCCGGCCGCGCCGCACGGACCCAGCGACAGCCCAGGTGGCCGGCCCGACGGGCACCAACGCGGTCCCGGCCCGGGCGCGCCCGCTCCAGCCCAGGACGGTCGGGCGGACCGGCACCAGCGCGGTCGCGGCCTCGACGGGCCCGGCACCCCCGGGGAGCCCGGGCGCCGGCTCGACGCGCCGACCGAGGCGCGGCCGACGAGCCCCGCTGACGCGCCGACCGCGTTCATCCCCCCGCTCGGCGACCGGCCCGAGCGCCGCCCCACCGCTGGATCGCTGCGACCCGGCGCGCCGGGAGCCGGCGTACCCCGGTCGGGCGGCCCGGCCGACGGCGCCACGGCCCGTCCGGCGGCGACCGGCCCGGAGGACCCGGGAGCGACAGCGGTGATCCCGGCCGTCAGCCGCCCGGCAGCCCCACCGGCGCTGGACTCCACCGCGCTGATGGGTGCGGTGCCCCCGGTCCGCGACACCGGCGACAGCGACGAGCCCGCGACCCCGGCCGAGCCGCCGCGACCCCGCCGGGGCGAGCGGGTGGTGCAGCTCCGGCCGGAGCAGACCGGCGAGGGGTACAAGAGCGTCTACTCCGAGCTGACCCGCCCCACCGTCGGTTCCCGGCTGCGGACGATCGTGCGCGGCACCGGCGAGGTGCTGATCACCTTCGGCCTGGTGGTGCTGCTGTTCGCCGGCTACGAGATCTGGGGCAAGGCGGTGATCGTCGACGCCCACCAGAACGACCTGAGCAGCCAGCTCGCCCAGGAGTGGGGGGCGGACCCGACGGTCGGCCCGACCACCGGGCCGAGCCCCAAGCCGAAGCCGCCGGCCGAGGGGAAGCCGGTCGCGGGGCTCTACATCCCCAAGCTCGACAAGCACTGGGTGGTGGTCGAGGGGGTCACCCCTGACGACATCCGGTACGCCCCGGGCCACTACCCGAAGAGCGCCATGCCGGGCCAGGTGGGCAACTTCGCCGTCGCCGGGCACCGAATCCGGGCCACCTTCTGGCGCCTCGACGAGCTGCGCTCGGGCGACAACATCGTGGTCGAGACCCAGGGCGAGTGGATCATCTACAAGGTCTACCAGCAGCGGATCGTCAAGCCGTACCAGGTCGAGGTCGTCGCGCCGGTGCCGGGCAAGCCGAACGAGCAACCGACCGAGAAGCTGCTCACACTGACCACCTGCAACCCCAAGTTCGACAACTACCAGCGGCTGATCATCCACGCCCGGCTGGACCACGTTCAGGCCAAGTCGGCGGGCCGCCCGGCCGAGCTGGAGGGCTGA
- a CDS encoding aminodeoxychorismate/anthranilate synthase component II: MRVLVIDNYDSFVFNLVQYLGQLGVDCEVRRNDEIDVAEVGRVGVAGVLLSPGPGSPDRAGICLDVIREYAGKLPLFGVCLGHQAIGEAFGATVTRAPELLHGKTSQVSHDGVGVLAGLPDPFTATRYHSLAVLPETLPDELEVTGRTASGVVMAMRHRTLPIEGVQFHPESVLTEGGHLMLANWLAVCGHPEALERAPELAAEVDARRRAAFAAA, translated from the coding sequence ATGCGCGTCCTCGTGATCGACAACTACGACTCGTTCGTCTTCAACCTCGTGCAGTACCTCGGCCAGCTCGGCGTGGACTGCGAGGTGCGGCGCAACGACGAGATCGACGTCGCCGAGGTGGGCCGGGTGGGCGTCGCCGGCGTGCTCCTCTCGCCCGGACCGGGCAGCCCGGACCGCGCCGGCATCTGCCTCGACGTGATCAGGGAGTACGCGGGCAAGCTGCCCCTGTTCGGTGTCTGCCTCGGTCACCAGGCCATCGGCGAGGCGTTCGGCGCGACGGTGACCCGGGCGCCGGAGCTGCTGCACGGCAAGACCTCACAGGTGAGCCACGACGGCGTCGGCGTGCTGGCCGGCCTGCCCGACCCGTTCACCGCCACCCGGTACCACTCGCTCGCCGTGCTGCCCGAGACGCTCCCCGACGAGCTGGAGGTCACCGGCCGGACCGCCTCCGGGGTCGTGATGGCCATGCGGCACCGCACCCTGCCCATCGAGGGCGTCCAGTTCCACCCGGAGTCGGTGCTGACCGAGGGCGGTCACCTCATGCTGGCCAACTGGCTGGCCGTCTGCGGCCACCCCGAGGCGTTGGAGCGGGCCCCGGAGCTGGCCGCCGAGGTCGACGCCCGCCGCCGGGCGGCGTTCGCCGCGGCCTGA
- the pknB gene encoding Stk1 family PASTA domain-containing Ser/Thr kinase: MTAQARLLGGRYQVGELLGYGGMAEVHRGRDLRLGRDVAIKMLRADLARDATFQMRFRREAQNAASLNHPAIVAVYDTGEETAPTGETLPFIVMEFVNGRTLKEVLGAEGRLQPRRALEICADMCAALEFSHRHGIIHRDIKPGNVMLTQTGQVKVMDFGIARALASGATTMTQTSAVIGTAQYLSPEQARGEAVDARSDVYAAGCVLFELLCGHPPFVGDSPVSVAYQHVREQPPTPSTINPDVNPAVDAIVLKALSKNPLNRYQSAGEMRADLLRAAAGRPVLATPVMPAEETMPMAPAAAGGGYQQTQVMGPQTRQQAPARVGDARKRKSSAWVIATFAALGVLAVIALATALWLNQTGAEKVSVPQLQGKSQAVATADLQRAGLRVALGEPVLSSDCTKNTVAAQNPQSGASVAKNSPVTIQICGGKPVVTIPPGLVGSTYNSAKARLDDLKLVANRKPVDSGAPEGQVVKVTPDEGSSVAEGSQVTLEVSRGNITKVPDVLGLSKDEAERLLKNSGYEVRTLDGDEVTPDKAGKVSRQTPKANTSLARGERVTIYVDVPLPEPTESASPGTTPSPGTTPTTPGGGGGFPFPTTTSPARFSQP, from the coding sequence ATGACAGCGCAGGCCCGCCTGCTCGGTGGCAGGTACCAGGTCGGCGAGCTGCTCGGCTACGGCGGCATGGCGGAGGTGCACCGTGGTCGCGATCTCCGGCTCGGTCGGGATGTCGCGATCAAGATGCTCCGCGCCGACCTGGCCCGGGACGCGACCTTCCAGATGCGGTTCCGCCGGGAGGCGCAGAACGCCGCGTCGCTGAACCACCCGGCCATCGTCGCCGTGTACGACACCGGCGAGGAGACCGCCCCGACCGGCGAGACGCTGCCGTTCATCGTGATGGAGTTCGTCAACGGGCGGACCCTCAAGGAGGTGCTCGGCGCCGAGGGCCGGCTCCAGCCGCGCCGGGCGCTGGAGATCTGCGCCGACATGTGCGCGGCCCTGGAGTTCAGCCACCGGCACGGGATCATCCACCGGGACATCAAGCCGGGCAACGTGATGCTCACCCAGACCGGCCAGGTCAAGGTGATGGACTTCGGCATCGCCCGGGCGCTGGCCAGCGGCGCCACCACGATGACGCAGACCAGCGCGGTCATCGGCACGGCGCAGTACCTCTCCCCGGAGCAGGCGCGCGGCGAGGCGGTCGACGCCCGCTCCGACGTCTACGCGGCCGGCTGCGTGCTGTTCGAGCTGCTCTGCGGGCACCCGCCGTTCGTCGGCGACAGCCCGGTCAGCGTGGCCTACCAGCACGTACGGGAGCAGCCGCCCACGCCGAGCACCATCAACCCGGACGTCAACCCCGCCGTGGACGCCATCGTCCTCAAGGCGCTGTCGAAGAACCCGCTGAACCGCTACCAGAGCGCCGGCGAGATGCGGGCCGACCTGCTCCGCGCCGCCGCGGGCCGTCCGGTGCTGGCCACCCCGGTCATGCCGGCCGAGGAGACCATGCCGATGGCGCCGGCCGCGGCCGGCGGCGGCTACCAGCAGACCCAGGTGATGGGCCCGCAGACCCGTCAGCAGGCGCCGGCCCGGGTGGGCGACGCCCGCAAGCGGAAGAGTTCGGCCTGGGTGATCGCCACCTTCGCCGCGCTCGGCGTGCTCGCGGTCATCGCCCTGGCCACGGCGCTCTGGCTCAACCAGACCGGTGCCGAGAAGGTCTCCGTGCCACAACTCCAGGGCAAGAGCCAGGCGGTGGCGACCGCCGACCTCCAGCGGGCGGGGCTGCGCGTGGCGCTCGGCGAGCCGGTGCTCAGCAGCGACTGCACCAAGAACACGGTGGCCGCCCAGAACCCGCAGTCCGGGGCGTCGGTGGCGAAGAACAGCCCGGTGACGATCCAGATCTGCGGCGGCAAGCCGGTGGTGACGATCCCGCCCGGCCTGGTGGGCAGCACCTACAACAGCGCCAAGGCCCGCCTCGACGATCTGAAGCTGGTCGCGAACCGCAAGCCGGTCGACAGCGGTGCGCCGGAAGGCCAGGTCGTCAAGGTGACACCTGACGAGGGCAGCTCGGTGGCCGAGGGCAGCCAGGTGACCCTGGAGGTCTCCCGCGGCAACATCACCAAGGTGCCGGACGTTCTCGGCCTCTCCAAGGACGAGGCGGAGCGGCTGCTGAAGAACTCCGGTTACGAGGTGCGGACGCTGGACGGCGACGAGGTCACGCCGGACAAGGCCGGCAAGGTCAGTCGGCAGACGCCCAAGGCCAACACGAGCCTGGCTAGGGGCGAGCGGGTGACGATCTACGTCGACGTTCCGCTGCCGGAGCCGACCGAGAGCGCCAGCCCGGGCACCACGCCGTCGCCGGGCACGACGCCGACCACCCCCGGGGGCGGCGGCGGCTTCCCGTTCCCGACCACGACCTCGCCGGCCCGGTTCAGCCAGCCCTGA
- a CDS encoding serine/threonine-protein kinase codes for MLSPGVQLGNRYRLDERIASGGMGDVWRGTDQVLGRTVAVKSLLPALLDEPGFAERFRGEARTMATINHPGVVDVYDFGSDQHIAFLVMEYVEGDALSSTLSRVGRLTPARTMALLAQAADALHAAHEKGIVHRDVKPGNLLVRPNGTLVLTDFGIARSDLVGQLTAAGSVLGTASYISPEQATGAVATPASDVYALGVVAYQCLAGRRPFEGDNPLEIAMKHVRETPRPLPADIPPQVRAIVERALAKDPAARWPSASALASVARQAKLALSQQARGGHPISGVPASPAAPAARAQVPTATRPQPRPPAMPARPPVAPRPTVVAPAPQPRPPVAPRGAAAVPPPRQHNPLGYARPAGAPLPAPRRSTAGRWVAAIVVAVLVVLCSGVISYYYRKYAAAGDPGTLAPVSVTSGAVRAHGGDYPLPTSYRRGVRLQPAGGETTTSEGRETR; via the coding sequence ATGCTCAGCCCGGGAGTGCAGCTCGGCAACCGCTACCGCCTCGACGAGCGCATCGCCAGCGGCGGCATGGGTGACGTCTGGCGCGGCACCGACCAGGTGCTGGGCCGCACCGTAGCGGTCAAGAGCCTGCTCCCGGCCCTGCTCGACGAGCCGGGCTTCGCCGAGCGGTTCCGCGGCGAGGCGCGCACCATGGCCACCATCAACCACCCCGGCGTGGTCGACGTCTACGACTTCGGCAGCGACCAGCACATCGCCTTCCTGGTGATGGAGTACGTGGAGGGCGACGCGCTCTCCTCCACCCTCAGCCGCGTCGGCCGGCTCACCCCGGCCCGCACGATGGCCCTGCTGGCGCAGGCCGCCGACGCGCTGCACGCCGCGCACGAGAAGGGCATCGTGCACCGCGACGTGAAGCCCGGCAACCTGCTGGTCCGGCCCAACGGCACGCTGGTGCTCACCGACTTCGGCATCGCCCGCTCCGACCTGGTCGGCCAGCTCACCGCCGCCGGCTCGGTGCTCGGCACCGCCTCCTACATCTCGCCCGAGCAGGCCACCGGCGCGGTCGCCACCCCCGCCTCCGACGTGTACGCCCTCGGCGTGGTCGCCTACCAGTGCCTCGCCGGCCGGCGGCCCTTCGAGGGGGACAACCCGCTCGAGATCGCCATGAAGCACGTGCGCGAGACGCCCCGGCCACTCCCCGCCGACATCCCGCCGCAGGTGCGGGCCATCGTCGAGCGCGCCCTGGCGAAGGACCCGGCGGCCCGCTGGCCCAGCGCCTCCGCCCTGGCCAGCGTCGCCCGGCAGGCCAAGCTCGCCCTGTCGCAGCAGGCGCGGGGCGGCCACCCGATCTCCGGCGTACCCGCCTCCCCGGCCGCACCGGCCGCGCGGGCGCAGGTCCCGACGGCCACGCGACCGCAGCCCCGCCCACCGGCCATGCCGGCCCGCCCGCCGGTCGCGCCGCGCCCGACCGTGGTGGCGCCGGCCCCGCAGCCGCGCCCGCCGGTGGCGCCGCGCGGCGCTGCGGCCGTCCCGCCGCCCCGACAGCACAACCCCCTCGGGTACGCGCGACCGGCCGGCGCCCCGCTGCCGGCTCCCCGGCGCTCCACGGCGGGACGCTGGGTGGCCGCCATCGTGGTGGCCGTGCTGGTCGTGCTCTGTTCGGGCGTGATTTCGTACTACTACCGGAAGTACGCGGCGGCCGGTGACCCCGGCACGCTTGCTCCGGTGAGCGTGACCTCCGGCGCGGTGCGGGCCCACGGGGGCGACTATCCGCTTCCCACGTCGTACCGTCGTGGGGTACGGCTCCAGCCGGCTGGCGGCGAGACGACGACGAGCGAAGGACGAGAGACGCGATGA